From Miscanthus floridulus cultivar M001 chromosome 15, ASM1932011v1, whole genome shotgun sequence, the proteins below share one genomic window:
- the LOC136508006 gene encoding protein DETOXIFICATION 41 → MGEGSNVIAPLLDIDESSGASEVLLQQEPVPWDVLARLAAWEAGNLWRISWASILTTVFTFTLSLVTQMFVGHLGELELAGASITNIGIQGLAYGVMIGMASAVQTVCGQAYGARRYAAMGIVCQRALVLQLITAIPIAFLYWYAGPFLRLIGQEADVAAAGQLYARGLLLQLLAFTLFCPMQRFLQAQNIVNPVAYMTLAVLIFHTLASWLAVFVLGLGLLGAALILSFSWWVLVVLTWGYIVWSPACKETWTGLSLLAFRGLWGYAKLAFASAIMLALEIWYVQGFVLLTGFLPNSEIALDSLSICINYWNWDFNIMLGLSYASSIRVGNELGAGHPKVVRFSVIVVVIESIAFSFLATITVLILRYPLSTLYTSSATVIEAVISLMPLMAISIFLNGIQPILSGVAIGSGWQAIVAYVNVGAYYLIGLPIGCVLGYKTSLGAAGIWWGLIIGVAVQTIALIILTVRTNWDKEVEKAMQRLKQTGVVPVDDIIA, encoded by the exons ATGGGGGAAGGCAGCAATGTGATTGCACCTTTGCTGGACATCGACGAATCATCGGGTGCGTCGGAGGTGCTGCTGCAGCAGGAGCCTGTACCATGGGACGTGCTGGCGCGGCTGGCAGCATGGGAGGCAGGCAACCTGTGGCGCATCTCGTGGGCATCCATCCTCACCACGGTCTTCACTTTCACGCTCAGCCTCGTCACACAAATGTTTGTCGGACACCTCGGTGAGCTTGAGCTTGCCGGCGCCTCCATCACCAACATTGGCATCCAGGGCCTAGCTTATGGCGTCATG ATTGGCATGGCAAGTGCGGTGCAGACTGTCTGTGGTCAGGCATACGGGGCCAGGAGGTATGCAGCGATGGGCATTGTGTGCCAGAGGGCGCTAGTGCTCCAGCTCATCACGGCTATCCCAATTGCCTTCCTCTACTGGTACGCCGGTCCGTTCCTGCGCCTCATCGGGCAGGAGGCGGATGTGGCTGCGGCGGGGCAGCTGTATGCTCGTGGCCTGCTGCTGCAGCTGCTTGCTTTCACCCTCTTCTGCCCAATGCAGAGGTTCCTGCAGGCCCAGAACATCGTCAATCCTGTGGCATACATGACGTTGGCAGTGCTCATCTTCCACACCCTTGCCTCATGGCTAGCAGTGTTTGTGCTTGGCTTGGGCCTCCTTGGAGCAGCACTGATACTGAGCTTCTCTTGGTGGGTGCTTGTGGTGTTGACATGGGGTTACATCGTCTGGAGCCCAGCTTGTAAAGAAACGTGGACCGGACTGTCCTTGCTCGCCTTTAGAGGCCTCTGGGGATATGCCAAGCTTGCTTTTGCCTCGGCCATCATGCTAGC ATTGGAGATCTGGTACGTACAAGGATTTGTGCTTCTTACTGGTTTCCTCCCCAACTCGGAGATTGCACTTGATTCTCTCTCAATCTG CATCAATTATTGGAACTGGGATTTCAATATCATGCTTGGCTTGAGCTATGCATCCAG TATTCGCGTCGGCAATGAGCTTGGTGCTGGCCATCCAAAGGTAGTAAGGTTCTCGGTCATTGTAGTTGTCATTGAGAGCATCGCCTTCAGTTTTCTTGCGACGATTACAGTCTTAATTCTGAGGTATCCACTGAGTACACTCTACACGAGTAGCGCAACAGTAATAGAGGCTGTTATCAGTCTGATGCCCCTGATGGCAATCAGCATCTTCTTGAATGGGATTCAGCCAATTCTCTCAG GGGTTGCCATTGGGAGTGGATGGCAAGCAATAGTTGCCTATGTCAATGTTGGGGCCTACTACCTGATTGGGCTCCCAATTGGATGCGTTCTAGGATACAAAACAAGCCTTGGAGCAGCT GGAATATGGTGGGGTTTAATTATAGGGGTCGCTGTGCAAACGATAGCCCTGATTATTCTCACAGTCAGGACTAACTGGGACAAGGAG GTGGAGAAGGCGATGCAGCGACTGAAACAGACAGGTGTGGTTCCTGTAGATGACATCATCGCATGA